A stretch of the Vitis riparia cultivar Riparia Gloire de Montpellier isolate 1030 chromosome 13, EGFV_Vit.rip_1.0, whole genome shotgun sequence genome encodes the following:
- the LOC117928116 gene encoding protein LNK2 isoform X2 — protein MFDWNDEELANIIWGDAGESDDHTVPYPNENEKKPPATFGVNNKDWNQEVTDIKPTEQTASGAKIQFHGNKQEHSTNLDINEGLPGTGFSMGSWSDLSSSNAAKTNQDSMAETTQLDKDPEIFRNQHDENEQGDFVDYGWANIGSFDDLDRIFSNDAPVFGNASLGNADELWSSSTNSPVKSFPLSVDSPSLGLGALRNTSEHFEIKTEHVEHEDQSSTPAYGIMNHPSSHGQQNTCATMDQVEYGGGKSKPIMKDQIAFDIVGKTTTLNSQYAAENAATPNKFADKANRQKKLLKSQKKLEEKNEGKLLQNLYGTWCPPGNQFQQYGIQFAPTSVQTCPSSVLSQQRQLQGHESLHYQHISSPFTASSAYTDLSNKTPVMPALPHTHSGQDKHQQLLSSYEVPRDNANPLNKSLDAPVKPLTMTPQEKVEKLRRRQQIRAMLAIQKQQQQFNHQVSCTNPSITHRCSQENQNMHMESADGEIEENLSALSSLDPNSPMGQDDSSTISMKIDAYSAEDTILSRLQDIVLKLDIRIRLCIRDSLFRLSQSAMQRHFSCDTSSTNQNSRDDHEFVAKEEINSHNRANSEPFNPSMTKYGIATKHSSTSEVAST, from the exons CTTGCAAATATAATATGGGGTGATGCTGGTGAGAGTGATGACCATACTGTACCTTATcctaatgaaaatgaaaaaaaacctcCAGCTACATTTGGGGTTAATAACAAGGACTGGAATCAGGAAGTCACTGACATTAAGCCCACTGAGCAGACAGCATCTGGAGCTAAAATCCAATTCCATGGGAACAAGCAGGAGCATAGTACCAACCTGGACATAAATGAAGGACTGCCTGGGACAGGATTTTCCATGGGCTCATGGTCTGATTTGTCTTCATCAAATGCTGCCAAAACTAATCAGGACTCCATGG CTGAGACAACTCAACTTGATAAAGATCCTGAGATTTTTCGAAACCAGCATGATGAAAATGAGCAAGGTGATTTTGTTGACTATGGCTGGGCTAACATTGGAAGCTTTGATGATCTTGATAGAATATTTAG CAATGATGCTCCAGTGTTTGGAAATGCTAGTCTTGGTAATGCAGATGAACTATGGTCATCTTCAACTAATAGCCCTGTGAAATCTTTTCCATTATCTGTGGACTCACCAAGTTTGGGCTTAGGAGCTCTGAGGAATACATCAGAGCATTTTGAAATCAAAACAGAGCATGTAGAACATGAAGATCAGTCCTCTACCCCTGCTTATGGGATAATGAATCATCCCTCATCTCATGGTCAACAAAATACATGTGCAACCATGGATCAAGTAGAATATGGTGGAGGTAAAAGTAAGCCCATAATGAAGGACCAG ATAGCATTTGACATAGTTGGAAAGACCACAACATTAAACTCTCAGTATGCTGCAGAAAATGCTGCAACCCCGAATAAATTTGCAGACAAG GCAAATAGGCAAAAGAAATTGTTGAAATCTCAGAAAAAATTGGAGGAAAAGAATGAAGGAAAGTTGTTGCAGAACTTGTATGGTACTTGGTGTCCACCTGGAAATCAATTCCAACAATATGGGATTCAATTTGCTCCTACTTCAGTGCAAACTTGTCCCTCTTCAGTCCTCAGTCAACAAAGGCAGCTTCAAGGGCATGAATCTTTGCATTATCAGCATATTTCCAGTCCATTCACAGCTTCTTCTGCTTATACGgatctttcaaataaaactcCTGTCATGCCTGCTTTGCCACATACCCATAGTGGACAGGATAAGCATCAACAACTGCTTTCTAGTTATGAAGTACCCCGCGATAATGCAAATCCTCTAAATAAATCACTGGATGCTCCAGTAAAGCCTCTGACCATGACACCTCaggaaaaagttgaaaaattaaGGAGGCGGCAGCAAATCCGAGCAATGCTTGCTATTCAGAAACAGCAGCAGCAGTTTAACCATCAAGTCTCATGCACCAATCCTTCCATCACTCATAGATGTTCCCAGGAAAACCAAAATATGCATATGGAGAGTGCTGATGGTGAAATTGAGGAAAATCTAAGTGCTCTTTCTTCTCTTGATCCGAACTCACCTATGGGACAGGATGATTCTAGTACAATCTCTATGAAAATTGATGCATATTCAGCAGAGGACACAATACTTAGCCGGCTTCAAGATATTGTCTTAAAG TTGGACATCAGAATAAGACTTTGTATTCGTGATAGTTTGTTTCGACTGTCTCAAAGTGCAATGCAAAGGCATTTTTCTTGTGACACAAGCAGCACCAACCAAAATAGCAGGGATGACCATGAGTTCGTGGCTAAAGAAGAAATCAATAGTCATAACAG agctaatTCTGAACCATTCAATCCATCCATGACCAAATACGGAATAGCCACCAAGCACTCCTCAACCTCAGAAGTTGCCTCCACTTAA